A section of the Arabiibacter massiliensis genome encodes:
- a CDS encoding 4Fe-4S dicluster domain-containing protein codes for MEGSRVPHWGMVIDLAKCVGCDSCTVACKAENRTPPGVSYNVVLEQEEGTFPNMRIQAVPRPCMQCENPACVSVCPVSATYRGEDGIVVIDADRCIGCKYCIAACPYGARSADEGSSYAAEVQAADQVTAPEYGVDRGARGKYVGTYGTVRKCTFCAHRIAEGEAPACCETCIGDARYFGDLNDPDSKVARLAASPRAFRLREELGTAPSVYYLK; via the coding sequence ATGGAAGGCTCCCGCGTCCCGCACTGGGGCATGGTCATCGACCTGGCGAAATGCGTCGGGTGCGACTCGTGCACCGTGGCGTGCAAGGCCGAGAACCGCACGCCTCCCGGCGTGTCGTACAACGTGGTGCTCGAGCAGGAGGAGGGCACGTTCCCCAACATGCGCATCCAGGCGGTGCCGCGGCCGTGCATGCAGTGCGAGAACCCGGCGTGCGTGAGCGTGTGCCCGGTGAGCGCCACGTATCGCGGCGAGGACGGCATCGTGGTCATCGACGCCGACCGCTGCATCGGGTGCAAGTACTGCATCGCCGCGTGCCCCTACGGCGCGCGCTCGGCCGACGAGGGGTCGTCCTATGCGGCCGAGGTGCAGGCGGCCGACCAGGTGACCGCGCCCGAGTACGGCGTGGACCGGGGCGCGCGCGGCAAGTACGTGGGCACGTACGGCACCGTGCGCAAGTGCACGTTCTGCGCGCACCGCATCGCCGAGGGCGAGGCGCCGGCGTGCTGCGAGACGTGCATCGGCGACGCGCGCTACTTCGGCGATTTGAACGACCCCGACTCCAAGGTGGCGCGCCTGGCCGCCTCGCCGCGGGCGTTCCGCCTGCGCGAGGAGCTGGGAACCGCCCCGTCCGTCTACTACTTGAAGTGA
- the nrfD gene encoding NrfD/PsrC family molybdoenzyme membrane anchor subunit gives MAAVDAQGSGRRRRFGLGEPFSRRATLVWALIVGVLLVAGALSMFDRLANGLGMAGATNAVPWGLWVVVYIWFSGLAGGLYLISALAYLLRLERFMPVARLALGLSVVSLAVSMIFIGLDLGSIRHSLGTVLFFHWSSPLAWEIKAYMFFMAVAVVQFVLVLWNDRRGKLAEGAGADAVDALRRRGNVNLAIRVLAGVGVATSFVGPPGGTGMFFAAVKTRGLWEGGITSVLFYVMAVVTAAAFLIVAYRLLARLRGARPDARTLAGLAGVLAASLFALAFCVFFQVAPALLSGNPDTVLAVQTMVAGPLAPLFWIGEVGVGMVLPAVLLAVGALRSREARDGGAWAVGASIAALLGVLALRYVLVVAGFSVPLLAGMPTPAYVPTSGELLVALFVLGLAVGAYGLAVRLLPLERVGAAEGAPVEEAVYSGAVASREVRDGSAA, from the coding sequence ATGGCTGCTGTTGATGCGCAGGGTTCCGGCCGCCGCCGCAGGTTCGGGCTGGGCGAGCCGTTCTCGCGCCGCGCGACGCTCGTGTGGGCGCTTATCGTGGGCGTGCTGCTGGTTGCGGGGGCGCTTTCGATGTTCGACCGTCTGGCGAACGGCCTGGGGATGGCCGGCGCCACCAACGCCGTGCCCTGGGGCTTGTGGGTGGTGGTGTACATCTGGTTCTCCGGGCTGGCAGGCGGGCTGTATTTGATCTCGGCGCTCGCGTACCTGCTGCGCCTGGAGCGGTTCATGCCGGTGGCGCGGCTGGCGCTGGGGCTTTCCGTGGTGTCGCTCGCGGTGTCGATGATTTTCATCGGGCTGGATCTGGGCTCCATCCGACACTCGCTGGGCACGGTGCTGTTCTTCCACTGGTCGTCGCCTCTGGCCTGGGAGATCAAGGCGTATATGTTCTTCATGGCCGTGGCCGTGGTGCAGTTCGTGCTGGTGCTGTGGAACGACCGGCGCGGGAAGCTGGCGGAGGGCGCTGGCGCGGACGCCGTGGACGCGCTGCGGCGGCGCGGCAACGTGAACCTGGCCATCCGCGTGCTGGCCGGCGTGGGCGTGGCCACGTCGTTCGTGGGGCCTCCGGGCGGCACGGGCATGTTTTTCGCCGCGGTGAAAACACGGGGCCTGTGGGAAGGCGGCATCACGTCGGTGCTGTTCTATGTGATGGCTGTGGTGACGGCGGCGGCGTTCCTCATCGTGGCCTACCGGCTGCTCGCGCGGCTGCGCGGGGCCCGGCCCGACGCGCGCACGCTGGCGGGGCTGGCGGGCGTGCTGGCGGCGTCGCTCTTCGCGCTCGCGTTCTGCGTGTTCTTCCAGGTGGCGCCGGCGCTCTTGTCGGGCAACCCCGATACGGTGCTGGCCGTGCAGACGATGGTGGCCGGCCCGCTCGCTCCGCTGTTCTGGATAGGCGAGGTGGGCGTGGGGATGGTGCTGCCCGCCGTGCTTTTGGCCGTGGGCGCGCTGCGCTCGCGGGAAGCGCGCGACGGCGGGGCCTGGGCCGTGGGCGCGTCGATCGCTGCTCTGCTGGGCGTGCTCGCGCTGCGCTACGTGCTGGTGGTGGCCGGGTTCTCCGTGCCGCTTCTGGCCGGCATGCCGACTCCCGCATATGTGCCCACATCGGGCGAGCTTCTGGTGGCGCTGTTCGTGCTGGGGCTGGCCGTGGGCGCCTACGGGCTGGCCGTGCGGCTGCTGCCGCTCGAGCGCGTGGGTGCGGCCGAGGGCGCGCCGGTTGAGGAAGCCGTCTACAGCGGCGCGGTTGCGAGCAGGGAGGTGCGCGATGGATCGGCAGCGTAA
- a CDS encoding molybdopterin dinucleotide binding domain-containing protein — protein MDRQRKEGSPVFGTPSRRAVVGAGAAVAAGALVGGGGLAAYMAATDPMADAPHGRGDATGAYAADDVILSMCNNCNSYCTIKVRVADAADGVAANEGATSLVRKIAGNPYSPLNSQPYAPVPYGTRPEEALAPGDGMARECRATNGGMICLKGQSGIQLAHDRFRITKPLRRVGARGSDEWETVDWDTALDEIVNGSLALGTPGIAEWYAFAPKKQVEADVALVESGEMTQDAFDAKWADTLIDTKHPDLGPKSNLFCSAGGDRMFLIGDRLTQNGFGSVNNFNHGGVCGMTGVMANVRTHPTTKHKRMYADLDHCECLIIWGTEPMTANKGPSWLAPRLSVARERGMKLYVVDPRQGRSASKADVWLPVIPGKDAELAFAMMSWIIDNGRYDEAYLRAPGKKAAAAIGEPTWSDATHLVAVDLPNAPVVTAKLLGRADGEALKDDARFVFVEGELTAADAAEGPADLEVDAEIEIKGKPARVRSVFSLLKERVAERTLDEYAAEAGIDPAVVADVAREFTSHGKRACVMSYRGPAMHANGFDAVRAAGYLNFLIGNHDWKGGHLAAGAKFAPFTGRYDLKTVPDAHAGWGIPVTRQKVEYEKTSYFKQDGYPAPRPWYPLPGNLSHEIVPALRAGYVYDHLGALFIHRHSLVDSTPGGDRMADVLGDPEKINLLVSFDVEIGDTSRYADFVLPDKIYLERFSQESIYPNQQYQLIQFGQPAVRAYEGPRSVEDVYLDLMARLGLPGVGEGAVPVGKDGAGGAAALANEYDYWLKMAANIAYAGKEPVPDADAEELALFERARTRALGEAFDLAAWKAAVTEEEWPKVVYVLNRGGRFASADPAKGDGYEGELIKTRYGGLCAFYDPKTASLKNALTGENFDGLAHPAPVALADGTPVEQPAERPLAFVNWKARTNGSHRTIAAPWLRETTTENFVWMHPSDAEARGLVNGDAVDIEGPVGTMAGHVRVTEGIRPGVVGSSYSFGHKGYGAQAVTIDGQQVGPAPDYLEEEGILDGDEPGKQKTGFAGGRGRGFRMNELLPDDAAVTGGGGLCDPIGGGSAQFDLWVEVRKA, from the coding sequence ATGGATCGGCAGCGTAAGGAAGGTTCCCCCGTGTTCGGCACGCCGTCGCGGCGGGCCGTGGTGGGCGCGGGCGCGGCGGTGGCCGCCGGAGCGCTCGTGGGCGGGGGAGGGCTCGCCGCCTACATGGCCGCGACCGACCCCATGGCCGACGCGCCGCACGGGCGCGGCGACGCAACCGGCGCGTACGCGGCCGACGACGTCATCCTGTCCATGTGCAACAACTGCAACTCGTACTGCACCATCAAGGTGCGCGTGGCCGACGCGGCCGACGGGGTCGCGGCCAACGAGGGCGCCACCTCGCTCGTGCGCAAGATAGCGGGCAACCCGTACTCGCCGCTCAACTCGCAGCCTTACGCGCCGGTTCCCTATGGCACGCGGCCCGAGGAAGCGCTTGCCCCCGGCGACGGCATGGCCCGCGAGTGCCGCGCAACCAACGGCGGCATGATCTGCCTCAAGGGCCAGTCGGGCATCCAGCTCGCGCACGACAGGTTCCGCATCACGAAGCCGCTGCGCCGCGTGGGCGCGCGCGGCAGCGACGAGTGGGAGACGGTGGACTGGGACACCGCACTCGACGAGATCGTGAACGGCTCGCTCGCGCTCGGCACGCCCGGCATCGCCGAGTGGTACGCCTTCGCGCCGAAGAAGCAGGTGGAGGCCGATGTGGCGCTCGTGGAGTCCGGCGAGATGACCCAGGACGCGTTCGACGCGAAGTGGGCCGACACGCTCATCGACACGAAGCACCCCGACCTGGGCCCGAAGTCCAACCTGTTCTGCTCGGCGGGCGGCGACCGCATGTTCCTCATCGGCGACCGCCTCACGCAGAACGGCTTCGGCTCCGTCAACAACTTCAACCACGGCGGCGTGTGCGGCATGACCGGCGTCATGGCCAACGTGCGCACGCACCCCACCACGAAGCACAAGCGCATGTACGCCGACCTGGACCATTGCGAGTGCCTCATCATCTGGGGCACCGAGCCCATGACCGCGAACAAGGGGCCGTCGTGGCTGGCCCCGCGTCTGTCCGTGGCGCGCGAACGCGGCATGAAGCTGTACGTGGTTGACCCGCGCCAGGGACGCAGCGCGTCGAAGGCCGACGTGTGGCTGCCGGTGATTCCCGGCAAGGACGCGGAGCTGGCCTTCGCCATGATGTCGTGGATCATCGACAACGGGCGCTACGACGAGGCCTACCTGCGTGCGCCGGGCAAGAAGGCGGCCGCGGCCATCGGCGAGCCCACCTGGTCGGATGCGACGCACCTCGTGGCGGTGGATCTGCCGAACGCCCCCGTGGTCACGGCGAAGCTGCTGGGACGTGCGGACGGCGAGGCGCTCAAGGACGACGCGCGGTTCGTGTTCGTGGAAGGCGAGCTGACGGCTGCCGACGCCGCAGAGGGCCCGGCCGACCTCGAGGTGGACGCCGAGATCGAGATCAAGGGCAAGCCCGCGCGCGTGAGGAGCGTGTTCTCCCTGCTCAAAGAGCGCGTGGCCGAGCGCACGCTGGACGAGTACGCGGCAGAGGCGGGCATCGACCCCGCCGTGGTGGCGGACGTGGCGCGCGAGTTCACGAGCCACGGCAAGCGCGCCTGCGTCATGAGCTACCGCGGCCCCGCCATGCACGCCAACGGCTTCGACGCCGTGCGCGCGGCGGGCTACCTCAACTTCCTCATCGGCAACCACGACTGGAAGGGCGGACACCTGGCGGCGGGCGCGAAGTTCGCCCCGTTCACGGGACGCTACGACCTGAAGACGGTGCCCGATGCGCACGCGGGCTGGGGCATCCCCGTCACGCGGCAGAAGGTGGAGTACGAGAAGACCAGCTACTTCAAGCAGGACGGCTATCCCGCGCCGCGCCCGTGGTACCCGCTGCCGGGCAACCTGTCGCACGAGATCGTGCCTGCGCTGCGTGCCGGCTACGTGTACGACCACCTGGGCGCGCTGTTCATCCACCGCCATTCGCTCGTGGACTCCACGCCGGGCGGCGATAGGATGGCCGACGTGCTGGGCGATCCGGAGAAGATCAACCTGCTCGTGTCGTTCGACGTGGAGATAGGCGACACGTCGCGCTACGCCGACTTCGTGCTGCCCGACAAGATCTACCTCGAGCGGTTCAGCCAGGAGAGCATCTACCCCAACCAGCAGTACCAGCTCATCCAGTTCGGGCAGCCGGCTGTGCGCGCGTACGAGGGCCCGCGCTCGGTGGAGGACGTGTACCTCGACCTCATGGCGCGCCTCGGCCTGCCGGGTGTGGGCGAGGGCGCGGTGCCCGTGGGCAAGGACGGCGCCGGCGGTGCGGCGGCGCTCGCGAACGAGTACGACTACTGGCTGAAGATGGCCGCGAACATCGCCTACGCGGGCAAGGAGCCCGTGCCCGACGCCGACGCCGAGGAGCTCGCGCTGTTCGAGCGCGCCCGGACGCGTGCGCTGGGCGAGGCGTTCGACCTGGCGGCGTGGAAGGCGGCCGTCACGGAGGAGGAGTGGCCGAAGGTGGTGTACGTGCTCAACCGCGGCGGGCGCTTCGCCTCGGCCGACCCCGCGAAGGGCGACGGCTATGAGGGCGAGCTCATTAAGACGCGCTACGGCGGGCTGTGCGCGTTCTACGATCCGAAGACCGCCTCGCTCAAGAACGCGCTCACCGGGGAGAACTTCGACGGCCTCGCGCACCCCGCGCCCGTGGCGCTGGCCGACGGCACGCCGGTGGAGCAGCCGGCCGAGCGCCCGCTCGCGTTCGTGAACTGGAAGGCGCGCACGAACGGCTCGCACCGCACCATCGCAGCGCCCTGGCTGCGCGAGACGACCACGGAGAACTTCGTGTGGATGCACCCGTCCGACGCCGAGGCGCGCGGGCTGGTCAACGGCGACGCCGTGGACATCGAGGGGCCTGTGGGTACGATGGCCGGGCACGTGCGCGTGACCGAGGGCATCCGCCCCGGCGTGGTGGGCTCGAGCTACTCGTTCGGCCACAAGGGCTACGGCGCGCAAGCGGTCACCATCGACGGCCAGCAGGTGGGACCGGCGCCCGACTACCTGGAAGAGGAGGGCATCCTCGACGGCGACGAGCCCGGCAAGCAGAAGACGGGCTTCGCCGGCGGCCGCGGCCGGGGCTTCCGCATGAACGAGCTGTTGCCCGACGACGCCGCCGTGACCGGAGGCGGCGGCCTCTGCGACCCCATCGGCGGCGGCTCCGCCCAATTCGACCTCTGGGTGGAGGTGCGCAAAGCGTAA
- a CDS encoding helix-turn-helix transcriptional regulator: protein MDIEEKRKRLGRNIQVCRKGNRLTQEQFALMVGMDRGCLLGIEAGKFNVSFDKLSRIAEGLNVTMAELLDGVDR, encoded by the coding sequence ATGGACATCGAGGAGAAAAGAAAGAGGCTCGGGCGCAACATTCAAGTGTGCAGGAAGGGCAATCGCCTCACGCAGGAGCAGTTCGCGCTTATGGTTGGTATGGATCGAGGCTGCCTTCTCGGCATCGAGGCGGGGAAGTTCAACGTGAGCTTCGATAAGCTGAGCAGGATAGCAGAGGGCTTGAACGTCACGATGGCGGAGCTGCTCGACGGCGTCGATCGATGA
- a CDS encoding helix-turn-helix transcriptional regulator: MRIKELRAMNGLTQDKLAAMAGTSRGTLSSIERGERGYSVDVLHRIVEALGVTYVEFFEGVDGAETLLKRSGQKRSEKS, from the coding sequence ATGCGCATCAAAGAGCTGCGGGCAATGAACGGATTGACGCAAGACAAGCTCGCAGCCATGGCGGGGACCAGCAGGGGTACGCTCTCCTCCATCGAACGAGGAGAGCGCGGCTACAGCGTCGACGTGCTGCATCGCATCGTCGAAGCGCTCGGCGTGACGTACGTTGAATTCTTCGAAGGAGTCGACGGAGCCGAAACCCTTTTGAAGCGCAGCGGACAAAAGCGAAGCGAGAAGAGCTGA
- a CDS encoding helix-turn-helix transcriptional regulator, with protein MGDLEDERRSRTLRAFGLNVAEAREVRGLSQSDLSNLSGLPLTLVQMIESGLYDAELSVAEDLAHALDVPPARLYKGL; from the coding sequence ATGGGAGATTTGGAAGATGAAAGGCGTTCTCGCACCTTGAGGGCGTTCGGATTGAATGTTGCCGAGGCTCGTGAGGTTCGCGGTCTGTCTCAGAGTGATCTATCGAACCTGTCAGGGCTTCCGTTGACGCTTGTTCAGATGATTGAATCGGGGCTCTACGATGCCGAGTTGAGCGTAGCGGAGGATCTTGCTCACGCCTTGGACGTTCCTCCTGCAAGGCTGTACAAGGGGCTTTGA
- a CDS encoding DHA2 family efflux MFS transporter permease subunit — MNEQQLVSTQHKATRKEITIIGVVLAGAFLAILNQTVLSPALPKLMETFSIAAGTAQWVTSIYLLVNGIMVPISGFLIDRFPTRKLFFASMLSFIAGTALCAVAPSFEVLIVGRVLQAAGAGVQLPLVAVVPMLIFPPEKRGTAMGMSGIVMSCAPAAGPVVAGALIDAMGWRAMFGSMLPLAVIVLAVSFFLLANVGELKRPHLDVPSILLSTVAFGGLLYGFSSASTMGWASPLVIVPIIAGMAALVWFVRRQLSIDEPLLQLRVLKRPTFAYSAIIVTVINSALSVGSVILPIYLQNVLGLTAFETGILMTPGAVCTIFLSPVSGMLFDKFGPRVIAVVGLTGLFGSMLALAFVGSTTAIWYLVCAYVIQSCGLTLANMPITTWGLNSLENSQIAHGNAISNTGRQVGGAISTALIVTIMTMVTSANAAAGPVQSTAAGIDVAYGISAAIAAVALALAILKVHNKKKPVRTVGASTIELVSDTSGLADDETTTGAQGAVATPAADASATAAGRNA; from the coding sequence TTGAACGAACAGCAACTCGTATCCACCCAGCACAAGGCCACCCGCAAGGAGATCACCATCATCGGCGTGGTGCTGGCCGGCGCGTTCCTCGCCATCCTCAACCAGACCGTGCTCTCGCCCGCGCTGCCCAAGCTCATGGAGACGTTCTCCATCGCGGCCGGCACGGCGCAGTGGGTGACGTCCATCTACCTCTTGGTGAACGGCATCATGGTTCCCATCAGCGGATTCCTCATCGACCGTTTCCCCACGCGCAAGCTCTTCTTCGCGTCCATGCTCTCGTTCATCGCAGGCACGGCGCTCTGCGCGGTGGCTCCCAGCTTCGAGGTGCTCATCGTGGGCCGCGTGCTGCAGGCGGCGGGCGCGGGCGTGCAGCTGCCGCTGGTGGCCGTGGTGCCCATGCTCATCTTCCCGCCCGAGAAGCGCGGCACGGCCATGGGCATGTCCGGCATCGTGATGAGCTGCGCCCCGGCGGCCGGCCCCGTGGTGGCCGGCGCGCTCATCGACGCCATGGGCTGGCGCGCCATGTTCGGCTCCATGCTGCCGCTGGCGGTGATCGTGCTGGCAGTGAGCTTCTTTCTGCTGGCGAACGTGGGCGAGCTCAAGCGCCCGCACCTCGACGTGCCCTCCATCCTGCTGTCCACCGTGGCGTTCGGCGGCCTCCTGTACGGCTTCTCCAGCGCGAGCACCATGGGGTGGGCGAGCCCGCTGGTCATCGTGCCCATCATCGCGGGCATGGCGGCGCTCGTGTGGTTCGTCCGCCGGCAGCTCTCCATCGACGAGCCGCTGCTGCAGCTGCGCGTGCTGAAGCGCCCCACCTTCGCGTACTCGGCCATCATCGTGACGGTCATCAACTCGGCGCTGTCCGTGGGCAGCGTCATCCTGCCCATCTACCTGCAGAACGTGCTGGGACTCACCGCGTTCGAGACCGGCATCCTCATGACGCCGGGCGCGGTGTGCACCATCTTCCTCAGCCCCGTGAGCGGCATGCTGTTCGACAAGTTCGGGCCGCGCGTCATCGCCGTTGTGGGCCTGACCGGGCTCTTCGGGTCGATGCTGGCGCTCGCGTTCGTGGGTTCCACCACGGCCATCTGGTATCTGGTGTGCGCCTACGTCATCCAGTCGTGCGGGCTCACGCTGGCGAACATGCCCATCACCACGTGGGGCCTGAACTCGCTTGAGAACAGCCAGATCGCGCACGGCAACGCCATCTCCAACACCGGGCGGCAGGTGGGCGGCGCCATCTCCACGGCGCTCATCGTCACCATTATGACGATGGTGACCTCGGCCAATGCCGCCGCCGGCCCCGTGCAGTCCACCGCGGCGGGAATCGACGTGGCTTACGGCATCTCGGCCGCCATTGCCGCCGTGGCGCTGGCGCTGGCCATCCTCAAGGTCCACAATAAGAAGAAGCCGGTGCGCACGGTGGGCGCCTCCACCATCGAGCTCGTGTCCGATACGTCCGGCCTGGCCGACGACGAGACGACGACCGGCGCGCAGGGTGCCGTGGCCACTCCCGCGGCCGACGCCTCCGCAACCGCCGCCGGTCGCAACGCATAA
- a CDS encoding CBS domain-containing protein, with protein sequence MKRPIKDIMEDDAYTCRYDQTLGEVVQLFNELGTSGLTVVDEERHVVGFISDGDIMKAVSEQKTRSIFSGYSSMLLYDNESFEDKARALRDRNVMELATTKVLCATPDQYIGTVADVLAKKRFKKVPVVDESGVLVGVVRRATITKYIFHVLFDDEPGFDA encoded by the coding sequence ATGAAGCGACCCATCAAAGACATCATGGAAGACGACGCCTACACGTGCCGCTACGACCAGACGCTGGGCGAGGTGGTGCAGCTGTTCAACGAGCTGGGCACGAGCGGCCTCACGGTGGTCGACGAGGAGCGCCACGTGGTGGGGTTCATCAGCGACGGCGACATCATGAAGGCCGTCTCCGAGCAGAAGACGCGCTCCATCTTCAGCGGCTACTCATCGATGCTGCTCTACGACAACGAATCGTTCGAGGACAAGGCCCGCGCCCTGCGCGACCGCAACGTCATGGAGCTGGCCACCACCAAGGTGCTCTGCGCCACGCCCGACCAGTACATCGGCACCGTGGCCGACGTGCTGGCGAAGAAGCGCTTCAAGAAGGTGCCCGTGGTTGACGAGAGCGGCGTGCTGGTGGGCGTGGTGCGCCGCGCCACCATCACCAAGTACATCTTCCACGTGCTGTTCGACGACGAGCCGGGCTTCGACGCGTAA
- a CDS encoding DmsC/YnfH family molybdoenzyme membrane anchor subunit has translation MDLVFAQLPLLLFTAIAPMASGAFAGLSNAFLTTDFSPEALRRIDRWTLLPIVILTVGVVLALVFFNSPQAGLFVLQGVDSGAFTFAVVMAAVFAIAAVVYWIVAMAGVMSYGVRKGAAAIMSVLAVAYAVSIGIVYMTSDVATWASGIVPLGFAGFCLASGVPLGALVIAAAGAMRETRGTSFATFSLVTALIGTVVAIFAVTVQLMNAQAMVSAFFAGADILPGAWVYLAIALIGFVVALGCLRGAFSDVRSAAPLGRTAGAAAAMPVYGATDLYDRDRAAERSTVAWLVGSNAAVLVALIVSRVLFYALQV, from the coding sequence ATGGATCTGGTATTCGCGCAGCTGCCGCTGCTTTTGTTCACCGCCATCGCGCCGATGGCATCGGGCGCGTTCGCGGGACTCTCGAACGCGTTCCTCACCACGGACTTCTCGCCCGAGGCGCTGCGGCGCATCGACCGCTGGACGCTGCTCCCCATCGTCATCCTGACGGTGGGCGTGGTGCTGGCCCTCGTGTTCTTCAACTCGCCGCAGGCGGGGCTGTTCGTGCTCCAAGGCGTCGACTCCGGCGCGTTCACGTTCGCCGTGGTCATGGCCGCGGTGTTCGCCATCGCGGCGGTGGTGTACTGGATCGTCGCGATGGCGGGCGTCATGTCGTACGGCGTGCGCAAGGGCGCGGCGGCTATCATGAGCGTGCTCGCCGTGGCCTACGCGGTGTCCATCGGCATCGTGTACATGACCTCCGACGTGGCCACCTGGGCTTCCGGCATCGTGCCGCTCGGGTTCGCGGGCTTCTGCCTGGCGAGCGGCGTGCCGCTCGGCGCGCTCGTCATCGCCGCCGCAGGCGCCATGCGCGAGACGCGGGGCACGAGCTTCGCCACGTTCTCGCTCGTCACGGCCCTCATCGGCACGGTGGTGGCCATCTTCGCCGTCACGGTGCAGCTGATGAACGCCCAGGCCATGGTCAGCGCGTTCTTCGCCGGCGCCGACATCCTACCCGGCGCGTGGGTGTACCTGGCCATCGCGCTCATCGGCTTCGTCGTGGCGCTCGGGTGCCTGCGCGGCGCGTTCTCGGACGTGCGCTCGGCGGCCCCGCTCGGCCGGACGGCGGGCGCCGCGGCGGCCATGCCCGTGTACGGCGCGACCGACCTGTATGATCGCGACCGCGCGGCCGAACGCTCCACGGTGGCCTGGCTCGTGGGCAGCAACGCGGCGGTGCTCGTCGCGCTCATCGTGTCGCGCGTGCTGTTCTACGCGCTGCAGGTGTAA
- a CDS encoding helix-turn-helix transcriptional regulator: MEFQTREIVFWFFLAQSVVFSLSYFASALGVYFLPGPTRAFIVRLATLPYFLGWCCLIAAIYLDAWALPLVVAGGGLLGLGSAGFYMLWQRLFASQDSDNGNRELILGTAYAAVLYFSLYLIPQAVTAFLIPLVFLPLFGLTIALKSREIDLDQAMLQDVPREHPRVYRRLIEDYWRSALCVGALGFCTGIMRALAIAEPAVGSLVNVLSMAGSLTAAVAVLVLWQFKNLRLNVVAAYRVFFPVIITGFLVLPFLPEGYARWLAAILYAAYSAAIMLMMIQCAQASRDRGINPVFIYGFFGGIVYVLHDVGFMSGSLAEGIMIMDIAPLAVVSLVAVYLLGLMYFIGQGGFGRILKGDGAGAAASIELVALRPREPKRPAEPAAEASAEEQAEAASRKKPKRRERPARPAEEHVFQDRISKQAALLQRHYRLSARETEVMELIARGNTVARIAEDLVVSENTIRTHAKRIYAKLDIHKKQELLDLIESFDPRDLEE, translated from the coding sequence ATGGAGTTCCAGACGCGCGAGATCGTGTTCTGGTTCTTCCTCGCGCAGTCCGTGGTGTTCTCGCTCAGCTACTTCGCGAGCGCGCTGGGAGTGTACTTCCTGCCCGGGCCCACGCGCGCGTTCATCGTGCGGCTGGCCACCCTCCCCTACTTCCTCGGCTGGTGCTGCCTCATCGCGGCCATCTACCTGGACGCGTGGGCGCTTCCGCTCGTGGTTGCGGGAGGCGGGCTTCTGGGGCTCGGGTCGGCCGGCTTCTACATGCTGTGGCAGCGGCTGTTCGCCAGCCAAGATTCCGACAACGGCAACCGCGAGCTCATCTTGGGCACGGCGTACGCGGCGGTGCTGTACTTCTCGCTCTACCTCATCCCCCAGGCGGTGACGGCGTTTCTCATCCCGCTCGTGTTCCTGCCGCTGTTCGGCCTGACCATCGCGCTCAAAAGCCGCGAGATCGACCTCGATCAGGCCATGCTGCAAGACGTGCCGCGCGAGCACCCGCGCGTGTACCGCCGCCTGATCGAGGACTACTGGCGAAGCGCTCTGTGCGTGGGGGCACTCGGGTTCTGCACCGGCATCATGCGGGCGCTCGCCATCGCCGAGCCTGCGGTGGGCTCGCTCGTGAACGTGCTGTCGATGGCCGGCTCGCTCACGGCGGCCGTGGCGGTGCTCGTGCTCTGGCAGTTCAAGAACCTGCGCCTCAACGTAGTGGCGGCCTACCGCGTGTTCTTCCCCGTGATCATCACCGGCTTTCTGGTGCTGCCGTTTCTGCCGGAGGGGTACGCGCGCTGGCTCGCGGCCATCCTGTACGCCGCCTACAGCGCGGCCATCATGCTCATGATGATCCAGTGCGCGCAGGCATCGCGCGACCGCGGCATCAACCCCGTGTTCATCTACGGGTTCTTCGGCGGCATCGTGTACGTGCTGCACGACGTGGGGTTCATGAGCGGCTCGCTGGCCGAAGGCATCATGATCATGGACATCGCGCCGCTCGCCGTGGTGTCGCTCGTGGCCGTGTACCTGCTCGGGCTCATGTACTTCATCGGGCAGGGCGGGTTCGGGCGCATCCTCAAGGGAGACGGCGCGGGCGCGGCGGCCAGCATCGAGCTCGTAGCGCTGCGGCCGCGCGAACCCAAGCGCCCGGCGGAGCCTGCGGCGGAGGCGAGCGCGGAGGAGCAGGCCGAGGCCGCGTCGCGTAAGAAGCCGAAGCGCCGGGAGCGCCCCGCGCGGCCGGCCGAGGAGCACGTGTTCCAGGATCGCATCTCCAAGCAGGCCGCCCTCCTGCAGCGCCACTACCGCCTGAGCGCGCGCGAGACGGAGGTCATGGAGCTTATCGCGCGCGGCAACACCGTGGCGCGCATCGCCGAGGACCTCGTGGTGTCGGAGAACACCATCCGCACGCACGCCAAGCGCATCTACGCGAAGCTCGACATCCACAAGAAGCAGGAGCTGCTCGACCTCATCGAATCGTTCGACCCGCGCGACCTGGAGGAATAG